In Phycisphaerales bacterium AB-hyl4, the genomic window CTGGAGATTGATGTGCAGGGGGCCATTCAGGTGAAAGACAACCTGCCCGAAGCGTTTGCGATGTTCGTGCTGCCGCCGAGCGAGGAGGTACTGCTGAATCGGCTGCGTAGCCGAAAGCGGGAGGATGAATCGGCCATCCAGCGCCGCTTCGCCAAGGCCCGCCACGAAATTCGCACGGCCCGCGAGAGCGGTGCGTACGACACTTTCCTCGTAAACGATGATCTGGAAAAAGCCGTCGCCGAGGCGGTGCGGACCATTCGCGATGAGCTGGCCCGCCGGGCATCTTCCTGATTTCGTGATACCCTGTAGACATCATGAAACCCGCCATTTTCCTCGATCGCGACAACACGATCATCCACAATGATGGCGACCTCGGCGACCCGGATCAGGTCCGCCTCATCCAGGGCGCAAGCTCGGCCATCGCCTCGCTCTGCGGGCTCGGGTACCGCATCGTCGTCATCACCAACCAGGGCGGCGTTGCCCGCGGCAAATATGGCGAAGACGACGTCGCACGCGTGCACGACCGCCTGCATGACATGATCGTCCACGCCGCCAACGGGGCACGCATCGATGCGTTTTACTATTGCCCTTACCACCCCGAGGGCACGGTCCGCCGATATACGCAGGAACATCCCTGGCGAAAGCCGCAGCCCGGCATGCTCTTCCAGGCGGCGGAGGATCACAGCATCGACCTGTCGCGAAGTTGGACGATTGGCGATCAACTTCGCGATGTTGAAGCGGGCAAAGCCGCAGGCACGCGTACGATTCTGCTCAACGCCGACGGACGCGCACCTGGCGAAGACGTGCCTGACGCGCAGCAGCCCGACTTCGTCGTGCGCAATCTTGTCGAGGCGGTGCGGATTGTGGCGCAGAAGCGTCATCAGTCGGAGCTATCACAGGACACGGCCCGCCGGTCGGCGGAAGCGCCCGGCCGCGACAAATGGAACGCCGCAGCAGTGGCCCGCCTTCAGCAATCAAGCAAGCCCATCGCTCCGGAGAAGGCGGATGCTCCCAGCGACTCGGCCAACGACCACGCGGGCAAGGCGGAGGCCGACCCGCCCGCGCCGCCTGAGGACAAGGCCCGGCCGGTGCTTTTTGAAGACAAGCCGAAGGTTGCCACACCGCCAAGTCCGGCGCCTGCCGGTGATACGCAAGTGAAGCCGACCGCGCCCAAACCGGCCGGCCCCAGACGCGCTGCGCCGGAACCCGTCGAGCCGAAGCCCCCATCGCCGCCGCCCGCGCCAGCCCCGTCGCCGCCCACGTCGACTTCGCCTGCGACGGCGAAGCGTCACGTTGTTGAAGAT contains:
- a CDS encoding HAD-IIIA family hydrolase, encoding MKPAIFLDRDNTIIHNDGDLGDPDQVRLIQGASSAIASLCGLGYRIVVITNQGGVARGKYGEDDVARVHDRLHDMIVHAANGARIDAFYYCPYHPEGTVRRYTQEHPWRKPQPGMLFQAAEDHSIDLSRSWTIGDQLRDVEAGKAAGTRTILLNADGRAPGEDVPDAQQPDFVVRNLVEAVRIVAQKRHQSELSQDTARRSAEAPGRDKWNAAAVARLQQSSKPIAPEKADAPSDSANDHAGKAEADPPAPPEDKARPVLFEDKPKVATPPSPAPAGDTQVKPTAPKPAGPRRAAPEPVEPKPPSPPPAPAPSPPTSTSPATAKRHVVEDDEPASLGTSKVPAETTLRQILHELRHQRGEGQTFSYPIVLAIILQMVAGVCLLGGLWMGAGDNDLFQRWIAAALIFQGATIATLLFPR